The following are from one region of the Acanthopagrus latus isolate v.2019 chromosome 2, fAcaLat1.1, whole genome shotgun sequence genome:
- the kcnj13 gene encoding inward rectifier potassium channel 13 isoform X2: MTTKSNSSVLGGKASSSPLLSSPPRQRLVTKDGHCALRPPLCPSSSWPGASGRAWLLALQDLWGLLVGLRWRWVLLAFCASFLAHWLLFACLWYLLAHLNGDLAVQDHDAPPQGHVVCVKHITSFTAAFSFSLETQLTIGYGTMFPSGDCPSAIALLAVQMLLGLMLEAFITGAFVAKIARPQKRAGAIQFSPQAVVGQHQGQTCLMLRATNLLQRPLVDVKEGTGDSCQKRTSYLRQEIQFDRRFVPALGLDARGRYMVSTQHFDTAHSKEPLNKDCVVQINGDGSDRME, from the exons ATGACAACAAAATCCAACAGCAGTGTTCTAGGAGGCAAGGCttcatcctcccctctcttGTCCTCTCCACCTCGCCAACGCCTGGTCACCAAAGACGGACACTGTGCCCTTCGTCCACCTCTGTGCCCTTCAAGCTCATGGCCCGGGGCCTCAGGCAGAGCCTGGTTGCTGGCTCTGCAGGATCTTTGGGGACTGTTGGTTGGTCTGCGCTGGAGATGGGTGCTATTGGCCTTCTGTGCCTCCTTCCTGGCCCACTGGCTGCTGTTTGCCTGCCTGTGGTACTTGCTAGCCCACCTCAATGGAGACCTGGCTGTGCAGGATCATGATGCCCCGCCACAGGGGCATGTGGTTTGTGTGAAGCACATAACCAGCTTCACAGCTGCCTTTTCCTTCTCACTGGAGACACAGTTGACAATCGGTTATGGCACTATGTTCCCCAGTGGGGACTGTCCAAGTGCTATAGCACTGCTGGCTGTGCAGATGCTGCTGGGGCTCATGCTGGAGGCATTCATCACAG GTGCATTCGTAGCCAAGATTGCACGCCCCCAGAAGCGTGCAGGAGCCATCCAATTCAGCCCCCAGGCAGTTGTTGGCCAACATCAGGGCCAGACATGCCTCATGTTACGAGCCACAAACCTGCTGCAACGACCACTGGTAGACGTAAAG GAGGGAACTGGTGATTCCTGCCAGAAGAGGACCTCATACCTGCGCCAAGAAATCCAGTTTGACCGTCGCTTTGTCCCTGCCTTAGGGCTGGATGCTCGTGGGAGATACATGGTGAGCACCCAGCATTTTGATACAGCTCACTCAAAGGAGCCATTGAACAAGGACTG
- the kcnj13 gene encoding inward rectifier potassium channel 13 isoform X1, producing MTTKSNSSVLGGKASSSPLLSSPPRQRLVTKDGHCALRPPLCPSSSWPGASGRAWLLALQDLWGLLVGLRWRWVLLAFCASFLAHWLLFACLWYLLAHLNGDLAVQDHDAPPQGHVVCVKHITSFTAAFSFSLETQLTIGYGTMFPSGDCPSAIALLAVQMLLGLMLEAFITGAFVAKIARPQKRAGAIQFSPQAVVGQHQGQTCLMLRATNLLQRPLVDVKVSAVLYEEHDGQALYQTSLDFHLDHLGQQPCPFFIFPLTFYHPLDRRSPLYPALCEGMSNHFELVVFLSALQEGTGDSCQKRTSYLRQEIQFDRRFVPALGLDARGRYMVSTQHFDTAHSKEPLNKDCVVQINGDGSDRME from the exons ATGACAACAAAATCCAACAGCAGTGTTCTAGGAGGCAAGGCttcatcctcccctctcttGTCCTCTCCACCTCGCCAACGCCTGGTCACCAAAGACGGACACTGTGCCCTTCGTCCACCTCTGTGCCCTTCAAGCTCATGGCCCGGGGCCTCAGGCAGAGCCTGGTTGCTGGCTCTGCAGGATCTTTGGGGACTGTTGGTTGGTCTGCGCTGGAGATGGGTGCTATTGGCCTTCTGTGCCTCCTTCCTGGCCCACTGGCTGCTGTTTGCCTGCCTGTGGTACTTGCTAGCCCACCTCAATGGAGACCTGGCTGTGCAGGATCATGATGCCCCGCCACAGGGGCATGTGGTTTGTGTGAAGCACATAACCAGCTTCACAGCTGCCTTTTCCTTCTCACTGGAGACACAGTTGACAATCGGTTATGGCACTATGTTCCCCAGTGGGGACTGTCCAAGTGCTATAGCACTGCTGGCTGTGCAGATGCTGCTGGGGCTCATGCTGGAGGCATTCATCACAG GTGCATTCGTAGCCAAGATTGCACGCCCCCAGAAGCGTGCAGGAGCCATCCAATTCAGCCCCCAGGCAGTTGTTGGCCAACATCAGGGCCAGACATGCCTCATGTTACGAGCCACAAACCTGCTGCAACGACCACTGGTAGACGTAAAGGTGAGTGCTGTGCTCTACGAGGAGCATGATGGTCAGGCCCTGTACCAGACCTCTCTGGACTTCCACTTAGATCATCTGGGCCAGCAGCCCTGTCCTTTTTTCATCTTCCCACTCACCTTTTACCACCCCCTGGACCGCCGGAGCCCTCTCTATCCTGCCCTGTGTGAGGGCATGTCCAACCACTTTGAGTTGGTGgtcttcctgtctgctttaCAGGAGGGAACTGGTGATTCCTGCCAGAAGAGGACCTCATACCTGCGCCAAGAAATCCAGTTTGACCGTCGCTTTGTCCCTGCCTTAGGGCTGGATGCTCGTGGGAGATACATGGTGAGCACCCAGCATTTTGATACAGCTCACTCAAAGGAGCCATTGAACAAGGACTG